One stretch of Roseimicrobium sp. ORNL1 DNA includes these proteins:
- a CDS encoding GspE/PulE family protein, translating to MSLSLTELLANAATEAGCSQPQQCRQTLEEAAARHGSLVEALLDANIVDEDLFFEKLGRAVNLNFIPDEQIEAADSLHNRFPAKLALRHRLYPSHLSGADLTLLTYDPFNLDAKQAVGHEVRKRVTWGLATRRRILEALHMGYGVGAENFEELLEGRDGDGGHDDLKQETTVLDEADEEATVMNFVNQIFREALKERATDIHVEPLERDLRIRYRIDGKLQEVPVPPNMRLLQASLISRLKIMAHLDIAERRLPQDGRINLELDGDPIDVRVATIPSVNGESVSLRLLTRQKFDFEKLGVDGNTAATISKLLAAPNGIILVTGPTGSGKSTTLYTFLRQLNTKERRIVTIEDPVENKLDGVVQIAVKPEINLTFAAGLRSILRGDPNVVMVGEMRDLETTEIAIRAALTGHLVFSTLHTNDAVGGISRLLDMGIEPFLISSSVRAFQAQRLVRTLCPHCKQPSKLEAGYLAGIGFPLDQIDKLKRPEGCRQCRGTGFSGRLAIMEICQMTTSLAEKINSRAAMADIKAQAMADGMVPMRQYGFQKAIQGVTTVEEVMLVTASSD from the coding sequence ATGTCCCTGTCCCTCACGGAACTCCTCGCCAATGCCGCCACGGAGGCGGGTTGCAGCCAGCCGCAGCAGTGCCGCCAGACGCTGGAGGAGGCAGCCGCCCGGCATGGCTCCCTGGTGGAGGCGCTGCTGGATGCGAACATTGTGGATGAGGACCTCTTCTTCGAAAAGCTGGGCCGCGCGGTGAACCTGAATTTCATCCCCGACGAGCAAATCGAGGCCGCCGACTCCCTGCACAATCGCTTCCCGGCGAAGCTGGCCCTGCGCCACCGGCTCTACCCCTCCCACCTCAGCGGGGCAGACCTGACACTGCTGACGTACGATCCCTTCAACCTCGATGCAAAGCAGGCCGTGGGGCATGAGGTGCGCAAGCGGGTGACCTGGGGGCTGGCCACGCGACGCCGCATCCTGGAGGCGCTGCACATGGGCTACGGCGTGGGCGCGGAGAATTTCGAAGAACTGCTGGAAGGCCGCGACGGCGACGGCGGTCACGATGACCTGAAGCAGGAGACCACCGTGCTGGATGAGGCGGATGAGGAGGCGACGGTGATGAACTTCGTGAACCAAATCTTCCGCGAGGCGCTGAAGGAACGCGCCACGGACATTCACGTGGAACCGCTGGAGCGCGACCTGCGCATCCGCTACCGCATCGACGGCAAGCTGCAGGAGGTCCCGGTGCCGCCGAACATGCGCCTGCTGCAGGCCTCCCTCATTTCCCGCCTGAAAATCATGGCGCATCTGGACATCGCGGAGCGCCGCCTGCCGCAGGACGGCCGCATCAACCTGGAGCTCGATGGCGACCCCATCGACGTCCGCGTGGCCACCATCCCTTCCGTGAATGGCGAGAGCGTGAGCTTGCGTCTCCTCACCCGACAAAAGTTCGACTTCGAGAAGCTGGGGGTGGATGGCAACACCGCCGCGACCATTTCCAAACTGCTTGCCGCGCCGAATGGCATCATCCTTGTCACCGGCCCCACGGGCAGTGGTAAGAGCACCACGCTCTACACCTTCCTGCGGCAGCTCAATACCAAGGAGCGCCGCATCGTCACCATCGAAGACCCGGTGGAAAACAAGCTGGACGGCGTGGTGCAGATTGCGGTGAAGCCGGAGATCAACCTCACCTTCGCCGCAGGCCTGCGGTCCATCCTGCGCGGTGACCCGAACGTCGTGATGGTCGGGGAAATGCGCGACCTGGAGACCACGGAAATCGCCATCCGCGCCGCGCTCACCGGTCACCTGGTCTTCTCCACGCTGCACACGAATGATGCGGTCGGGGGGATCAGCCGCTTGCTGGACATGGGCATCGAGCCCTTCCTCATCTCCTCCTCCGTGCGTGCCTTCCAGGCCCAGCGCCTCGTGCGCACCCTGTGCCCGCACTGCAAGCAGCCCTCGAAGCTGGAGGCCGGCTACCTGGCTGGTATTGGCTTCCCGTTGGATCAGATCGACAAGCTCAAGCGCCCCGAAGGCTGCCGCCAGTGCCGCGGCACCGGCTTCTCCGGCCGACTCGCCATCATGGAAATCTGCCAGATGACCACCTCCCTCGCGGAGAAGATCAACTCCCGCGCCGCCATGGCCGACATCAAAGCCCAGGCGATGGCCGATGGCATGGTGCCGATGAGGCAATACGGATTCCAGAAGGCCATCCAGGGTGTGACGACGGTGGAGGAGGTGATGCTGGTTACTGCTAGCAGCGACTAA
- a CDS encoding DUF6614 family protein gives MHSYHVYFTPKDGVSDRELLTQVHQFMEGQFGSNLAISYRVLRMTNKASCGDLPDFHLIVDYASEADIQCAFQNMKAHYREEPHAPLMKMVSTFRVAFSKDETPEATL, from the coding sequence ATGCACTCCTACCATGTGTACTTCACCCCCAAGGATGGCGTCAGCGACCGGGAATTGCTGACGCAGGTACATCAATTCATGGAGGGGCAGTTCGGGAGCAATCTTGCGATTTCCTATCGAGTGCTTCGCATGACCAACAAAGCAAGCTGCGGGGACCTTCCAGACTTTCACCTGATAGTGGACTACGCCTCAGAAGCCGACATCCAATGCGCCTTTCAGAACATGAAGGCACACTATCGAGAGGAACCGCATGCGCCGTTGATGAAGATGGTGTCGACCTTTCGTGTCGCTTTTTCGAAGGATGAAACTCCTGAGGCGACCCTGTAG
- a CDS encoding LysE family translocator, whose amino-acid sequence MSFLPFLAAALVLAITPGPGMAYVVARTAAGGRKEGLASSLGTGLGGMVHVLAAALGFSLIVAQSAVAFNVVKFLGAAYLIYLGIRMLLRKEQASFTEPVASHGVRRAFMEGILVEALNVKTALFFLAFLPQFVSTSAPLIPQLVLLGIVCVTLNTLADVLAVLAAHRILRSDVVRSARARILTKASGATMLGLGAYLALTRRPA is encoded by the coding sequence ATGTCCTTTCTTCCCTTCCTTGCTGCCGCTCTCGTCCTTGCCATCACTCCCGGCCCCGGCATGGCGTATGTCGTGGCACGCACCGCGGCGGGTGGCAGAAAGGAAGGCCTGGCGTCGAGCCTTGGCACCGGTCTGGGTGGCATGGTGCATGTACTCGCCGCGGCGCTTGGCTTCTCCCTGATAGTGGCCCAGTCCGCTGTGGCGTTCAACGTGGTGAAGTTCCTCGGTGCCGCCTACCTCATCTACCTGGGCATCCGTATGCTGCTGCGCAAGGAGCAGGCATCCTTCACGGAGCCGGTGGCATCGCATGGCGTGCGGCGCGCTTTCATGGAAGGCATCCTCGTCGAGGCTTTGAACGTGAAGACCGCCCTCTTCTTCCTCGCGTTCCTCCCGCAGTTCGTGTCGACCAGCGCGCCGTTGATTCCCCAACTTGTGCTGCTCGGAATCGTCTGTGTCACCCTGAACACCCTTGCCGATGTGCTGGCCGTCCTCGCGGCTCATCGCATCCTGCGGTCAGATGTCGTACGGTCCGCCCGCGCCCGCATCCTGACCAAAGCCTCCGGCGCCACGATGCTGGGACTGGGCGCTTATCTGGCATTGACACGGCGGCCGGCGTAG
- a CDS encoding GAF domain-containing protein: MQIPHLGLDAVIATEELNQRPSRPPDHAEEAQALLTLTQALSAHPEEIFQQLCLTARKLTRAESAGVSLLNAGAGRFVWPAVDGGLANYVKAGTPSDFGPCGTVIEGRRPVLFQHPERHFDYLASITPPLEEVLLSPFFLKGEPVGTVWAVMHTAGKKFEPEDRRLLDSVASFAGLVYGVFLDTKTLAPYMEVAPGDSRG; the protein is encoded by the coding sequence ATGCAAATTCCCCACCTTGGCCTGGATGCCGTCATCGCCACCGAAGAGCTGAATCAGCGTCCTTCGCGGCCACCGGACCACGCCGAGGAAGCCCAGGCGCTGCTGACTCTGACCCAGGCGCTCTCGGCGCATCCGGAAGAAATCTTCCAGCAGCTCTGCCTGACCGCGCGGAAACTCACGCGGGCTGAGTCCGCCGGTGTGAGCCTCTTGAATGCTGGCGCCGGGCGCTTCGTCTGGCCTGCGGTGGACGGTGGACTGGCGAACTATGTGAAGGCCGGCACGCCGAGCGACTTCGGCCCGTGTGGGACGGTGATTGAAGGGCGGCGCCCCGTGCTCTTCCAGCATCCTGAGCGTCACTTCGACTACCTCGCGTCCATCACGCCGCCGTTGGAGGAGGTCCTGCTCTCCCCCTTCTTCCTCAAGGGCGAACCTGTGGGTACCGTGTGGGCAGTGATGCACACGGCAGGCAAAAAGTTCGAACCGGAAGACCGGCGTCTGCTGGACAGTGTGGCCAGCTTCGCAGGTCTGGTCTACGGCGTGTTTCTGGACACCAAGACTCTGGCTCCCTACATGGAAGTCGCGCCTGGGGATAGCAGGGGCTAG
- a CDS encoding SRPBCC family protein — protein MTSIQVEIHIACPAPFIHEALRQHQDWPTIAPESFVEAPREIGDRLWIRTRVTGAERVFGARLVSFSKNRVSWDTDPLTKVSGEVTLQEMLPGETRLLFEFRYRREGMIEAVFASGDLVKRRLEDDLERLKQVLEERHASGGPSGGEN, from the coding sequence ATGACCAGCATCCAAGTGGAAATCCACATCGCCTGTCCCGCCCCGTTCATTCATGAAGCACTCAGACAGCACCAGGACTGGCCCACGATTGCCCCAGAGAGCTTCGTGGAGGCGCCTCGTGAAATCGGCGACCGCCTGTGGATCCGCACACGCGTGACGGGTGCGGAGAGAGTCTTCGGCGCGCGGCTGGTGTCTTTTTCGAAAAACCGGGTGAGCTGGGACACGGATCCCCTGACGAAGGTGTCCGGTGAAGTGACTCTCCAAGAGATGCTGCCGGGAGAGACCCGCTTGCTATTCGAGTTCCGCTACCGTCGGGAAGGCATGATTGAAGCCGTCTTCGCTTCGGGCGATTTGGTGAAGCGGCGATTGGAGGATGACTTGGAGAGGCTCAAGCAGGTGCTGGAGGAGCGCCACGCAAGCGGCGGCCCCTCGGGCGGGGAGAACTGA